In Ciconia boyciana chromosome 1, ASM3463844v1, whole genome shotgun sequence, the genomic stretch TATACCATTAAcataccaaaaataaaaaagaaaaaaagctaaacttCAGTTGAAGCTTCTGGTCACACTATAATATGCACCGTGTAacctttccctgcctgtttGTACATGATCCTCTAGCAAATACTGTTCTCTCATATTTCCTAAAGCTTTCGGTACCCCTTACAGACAAAGGCCAAACAAAGCAAGCATACATTTTCTGTGCACCCTGCAGGTATCTTGCACAGGCAGCACGATGTTGTAACATGACCAGACCTATTTTAATAAGCCAAAGGCTGGCTACAGAATCCAAACCCATGGATTTGGTGCTAAAGCCGTTTCGAGTGCCACCTTGAGCATTGCAGGCACTGAGGGAGGGTGCTGGAGGCAGCGGGTGCTCTCCCCgcagccagccagcccagcGACCTGCCACCAGCCCTCACCCATCCGACGACAGTCGGTGCCGACAAGGGAACTGGGAAGCTCTTCGCAGGAGGGCTCCGGACaacctgctcctctcctgctgccagaaAATGTACAAGCTGGCAAAACACAGTCAAGAATATGGAGAGAACTGAAATACCAGCATTCAaatcctcctccccagcactcCATTACCACGGGGCTCACCCTGTACAAAGGTGCCCCCCAAAAAGATCTTTCCGCAAAGtttccagcactgctgttttctgctccGTCAAGAAAAGTCATCCAAAGGGCCAGTTTAGCCTATGCAGCCTCACAGGCTCGGTCAGGGACGACAAAAGCCCTGCAcctctggggaggtggggaattttgttaaactttttctttcagtgacacATTTCTTGTGTAACTTAGCACAACCAGTGCAGCACTGGACAACTGGAGGGAAAATTACATCCATCCACATGCAGACTGTAGGCCAGTAATGATGCACcccacagcattaaaaaaaaacaggaaaagctttATAGTTTATTTATAGTTTGAccttaagaaaataatgttccTAATAACATCTTCTGCCCTTCCTGGCTGCTACCTGGCAATATggacacaaaataaaagaattttacACAGATGAACGTCCCACAAGTCAGTCAAGTTAGAAAACAGGAACATCAACATACCAAAAGCCATACCAACCGGATGGCTCCTCTAAACGCACCCTCAAGCCCAGCGCAGAGCCCTCCACAACCTGGAGCCAACAGCCCAGTTCTACCTCCGTATGAATGCAGAAGATCCCTGCACCACACAGCCAAAGCTACCGACTTTAACTTGAATccacacccccaaaaaaattttataaaatgggaaaaaaaaaagaggggaagtTGCTTGTAGGATTGAGGCCAAACAGAAGGCTATTTGGCATGTTTATTGGCAGTTTTGCAGGCACGACACAGATGGAAGAGCCAGACTTTACTCTCCCCTTCCACACCTGAGGCACACGGGGAAGGAAAACGTTCATTGCGATTACGCGCACAGTGCTCTTTTCATCACGAGAAGCCATGAATGTTTAAGACTTCCTCTTTGGGGAGCacaaagttgtttttaaattaggcagaaaaaacaagttGCGTGGATTTTTCTCAAAAGGCTACTTAGGTCTCTGCTGCTTCCTCATCTTCCAGAGCATCTACATAGTTATATTGTTTCCAGGcctttaaattacattttttgagAACGGCTCCTAGTTGCTTCCCAGGCCCCACTTCGTACGTGTAAGGaaattctgttcctttctttctttcgtATACAGAATGCATGGTCTGTTCCCACATAACAGGTGAAACCACCTGCTTCACTAACAGCTTCTGAATGTGCTTTGAGTGCATGTACTTTTTGCCATCAACATTGGAATAGACACAGACCAGTGGTTTCTGAATCTCAATCGATTTTAGGACTTCAGCCAATGGCTCTACCGCTGGCTCCATAAGTCTGGTATGAAAAGCCCCACTGACTGGAAGCATTTTTGTAcgtgtaaaataatattttcgGGCATTCTCCTGCAAAAACTCCAAAGCctataaaagagagagagaagtgagagTCTTGCACGATAAAGGTTTACTCAGTCACCCCACAAGAACCACCTCATCAGACTTACTGTGATAGCGTCTCCTTTCCCTACCCAACAACTGAACGCACGCTGGATAAAAACCCCACAGACCAAATACTTTTGTATGGACAAACTAAGGCTGTACATAACTTCTACAGAGAAGTGCAaagtaaaagttttaaaaaatgaaatgttaaattCAACTAAAGGGACAGTTATTCCAAAGCAATACCTGTAAGTGTCCTGCAATGACTCTGCTCTCTGGAAACAAATAGTTTGAAATTTCACATACGGGGTTTTCTATACCCAGCGATTCACAGTGTTTACGGGCTTCCAAGCAGGCAAATTTGTAATTTGCCTCTCGCCGACCGATAACTGATAGCATTCCACTGGGGACGGCTTCCGACGCCTTTTGCATGGCTTCGGCACGCACTTTCACCGCGTACAGCGCTACGGAGAAAAACAGAGATCCTCGGTAAATATATGCCCCAGAAAACACCATTAAAGGCCGTTAAAAAACACCGTTAAAGACGCCTTGCATCTGCGCGCAAGAAAAGGTGGCTGTTTACTCTCATGAAACGTCAATGCTTTTAATGCTGTATTACACATATTAAAGTGAACAGTGGAAGTAGAAAGTAAAACTTATCCTCTGATAAAAAAGAGCGGGAAGAAAACAGTGGTAACAGGCGATGCTTTGCAAAAAGCATGGGGCGGGGGTGGGC encodes the following:
- the MCAT gene encoding malonyl-CoA-acyl carrier protein transacylase, mitochondrial — encoded protein: MGSWAAATWRLGGCSGRGGLRGAPRRRGSSRPGGGDRAATLSDLLQSSVGAEEPGAAAAAAARRERRCPREGTVLLFPGQGSQFVGMGRGLLQYPGVRDMYRLAEKVLGYDLLSLCLEGPRDELDRTRHCQPAVFVASLAAVEKLNHRQPEVVESCVAAAGYSVGEFAALVFAGALGFAEALYAVKVRAEAMQKASEAVPSGMLSVIGRREANYKFACLEARKHCESLGIENPVCEISNYLFPESRVIAGHLQALEFLQENARKYYFTRTKMLPVSGAFHTRLMEPAVEPLAEVLKSIEIQKPLVCVYSNVDGKKYMHSKHIQKLLVKQVVSPVMWEQTMHSVYERKKGTEFPYTYEVGPGKQLGAVLKKCNLKAWKQYNYVDALEDEEAAET